The genomic DNA TCCAATCCATCATGCGCCGCGCTTCCCAAAGCGATGAGCTCCGGACCTAGCGACCATTTCGGGTTTTCTCCGTTTTCACGAACCAGGACGCCGAGCTGCACAAACGAATACAAATAGCGATAAAGCTGGCTTTTATGCAGCCCCGTTTGGTTTGAAAGTTCGCTCAGACTCATTGCTCTTTTATGATTCGATAAGATGCGCAATATCGAAAATGCGATTTCCACGGATTGGATTCTGCGTTTTTTATCATGATCCGTCATTTTTTCACCTGTATCCTGTATTTTCGGGGCATTCAATATAAAATTTAACAAATTTATGAGTCAGGTAAACGGCCCAATCATTTTGCGTCCACGGGTTTGGCGGAGGAAGACACATGCATCTTCTTGATGCGCATTGCCTCGTACAAGAACAACAGCACCATCGCGATGAATGCAATCAAGTTAAGAAGCCAGCTGTATTGCCATATCGATAACGGCATGAGCAAGCAAACTCCCAGCACGATCAAGATCAATCGCTTGATCCAGTTAATAGGATTGAATAGAAATCCCTCCAGCGCTGCCGCAATTAAATAGCAGCCAATGACGGCCGTCACCCATGTCAAGATCGACTCCGTCCAATTGACATTATTCGTCGCTCCCAGCAGCATCTGCGGCGAATACACGAACAAAAACGGCACAATGTACGCCGTAATTCCAAGCTGCATCGCGCGAAAGCCGATTTTGTGCGGGCTGGCTTGAGCGATCGGCGCCGCAGTGAAACATGCCAATGCCACCGGCGGAGTAAAATTGGAAATGATAGAAAAGTAAAATACAAACAAATGCGCGGCAAACGGGTTTACTCCCATCTGCACCATCGTCGGCGCCACCAACACGGCCACCAGCGAATATGCCGCCACCGCCGGCATGCCCATCCCGAGGATGACCGACACGATCGCGCTAACCGCAAGCAGCGTCAACAAGCCGTATTGCGCGAGGTCCGACAGGATCAACCCCAGATTGAAACCCAATCCGGTTACGCCCGTCACACCTACGATCAAACCCGCCGCTGCCAGCACGACCGTAATCTCCAGCAGCACTCGTCCCGAATCCACAAAGATGCGAGGGAAGAAGCTGAACATCTGCCTCCGGATATCTTTTGGCAGCGATAAGAACACGATCGCCACCACCGCGGAATACAAACCCGAAATCTGCGGGGAGTAGCCTTTGAAAAACAGAAAGTACACGAGCGCCACCAATGTTGGAAGAATCGTCCAGCCCGTCTTCAACACTCCCGCAATCGACGGTATATCCTCTTTACGGAGCCGCCGGATACCGTGCCGGCCTGCATGCAAATCGACTTGGAAAAAGATCGTCAAGTAAAACAAAATCGCTGGTATGAGCGCCGCGATTGCAACCTTCGCATATGAAACTCCCAGCGTCTCTGCGATGATAAATGCAGAGATGCCCATCACCGGAGGCATGATCGATCCACCCGTCGAGGCAACCGACTCGATCGCTCCCGCACGAACGGCGTCATAACCGTTGCGTTTCATCAGCGGGATGGTCACACTGCCGACGAGCATAACGTTCGTCACCGGTCCTCCCGTGATCGTACCGACCAGACTTGAGCCTACGATCGAGCCTTTCGCCGGTCCACCCCTGAATCGGCCGAACAAGGACAGCGCCAGATTGTTCAGGATGTCCGCTCCCCCAAAATGCAGCAGGATCTGTCCGAAAAAGATGAAGCTTAAGGCGACCGTCGCAGCAATGTTAATCAGGTCCAGCATGCTGTTCGGATCCAGATACAGGTAGTTGAACAATTGTTTCAACGATGTGTGCGTGCCGCGGAAGATTCCCGGAAAATACGGCGCGAAATATCCGTACAACAAAAAAAAGAGCACGATCGTCAGCATTGCTGTGCCCAACAGCCGCCGGATCGCCTCCATGACGAGCACGACCGCTATAACGCTGATCACCAATCGCGGCGTATCCACGTTGCCGATGATCATCACAATCTGCGGATAAAATATGACCAAGTACAAACCCGCATACAGTCCCAGCGCCGCAAGCAGCCAATCATACCACGGCACACTGTCGCGTCGGGATTTCTTCGTCGCGGGGATGCTCAAATACACGCTGCAGAGCACCAGACCTAGAAACAGCCCGATGAACTGCTGCTGGTAAAATGTCAATCCGATCATATCCTGAACGCCCAACACGTACAATATTCCGCTTATGGGAATCAGCGACAGCAGCGTGTACAGGATCACTTTCGGGGTGCTGCTCTTAAATTGGCGGTATCGTTTGCCCTCCATCTCCGCGTTCACATTCGGTTCCTCCGGGGGCTGGTTCGCCGGTGCTTGCTTTTTTGAATGCTGTCGGTCCTCATTCATCCGTATTTTCCTCCTCTGGGTTCTTTCAACGCGGTCCTGGGCTTGTTACAGCGCACGCAGCGCCGGCAGCACATGTTTCCCCAAAAGCTCAATGTTCTTCATGGTGCGGTGATGGGGCATATTGCCGAAATGCATATTGATATTTAACTTTCCGAATCCGAGCGTCCGATTCAATTCAATGAGCTGATCCCTGACGCTGTCCGGAGACCCTGCAATCAGCATGCCTCTATCAATTAAATCCTTGAATTGAAAAGCGCCCGGCGTGCCCAGGCCGGCTTTCGACTGCACCGTTTTCTGATGCGTTTCTGCGGGAAGATAACCAGGCGGGAATAAAAAGTCCGTAGGCATGACCAGGTGCTTGCTGAAGAAATAGGCGGCGTGCTCCTCCGCTTCTTCAAGCGCCCTGGCATCCGTCTCAGCGCAGTAGATGAGCACGGACCAGCCCAATTGCTCGGCAGGCGCCGTATAACCGAATTCT from Ferviditalea candida includes the following:
- a CDS encoding TRAP transporter permease is translated as MNEDRQHSKKQAPANQPPEEPNVNAEMEGKRYRQFKSSTPKVILYTLLSLIPISGILYVLGVQDMIGLTFYQQQFIGLFLGLVLCSVYLSIPATKKSRRDSVPWYDWLLAALGLYAGLYLVIFYPQIVMIIGNVDTPRLVISVIAVVLVMEAIRRLLGTAMLTIVLFFLLYGYFAPYFPGIFRGTHTSLKQLFNYLYLDPNSMLDLINIAATVALSFIFFGQILLHFGGADILNNLALSLFGRFRGGPAKGSIVGSSLVGTITGGPVTNVMLVGSVTIPLMKRNGYDAVRAGAIESVASTGGSIMPPVMGISAFIIAETLGVSYAKVAIAALIPAILFYLTIFFQVDLHAGRHGIRRLRKEDIPSIAGVLKTGWTILPTLVALVYFLFFKGYSPQISGLYSAVVAIVFLSLPKDIRRQMFSFFPRIFVDSGRVLLEITVVLAAAGLIVGVTGVTGLGFNLGLILSDLAQYGLLTLLAVSAIVSVILGMGMPAVAAYSLVAVLVAPTMVQMGVNPFAAHLFVFYFSIISNFTPPVALACFTAAPIAQASPHKIGFRAMQLGITAYIVPFLFVYSPQMLLGATNNVNWTESILTWVTAVIGCYLIAAALEGFLFNPINWIKRLILIVLGVCLLMPLSIWQYSWLLNLIAFIAMVLLFLYEAMRIKKMHVSSSAKPVDAK